One window of the Haloarcula halobia genome contains the following:
- the leuD gene encoding 3-isopropylmalate dehydratase small subunit produces MTDPTEEIPEVDYVEGTGVPIRGNDIDTDQIIPARFMKVVTFDGLGEFAFFDLRFDDEDNEKDHPMNEERFQDANVMVVNNNFGCGSSREHAPQALMRWGIDAIIGEGFAEIFAGNCLALGIPTVTADHETINALQQWVDDNPDGKIEVDVAAETVRYGVPESDDSGAEQNSESSALGNEISVSVDDAQRQALVEGIWDTTALMKANRNAIEETAAQLPYLDQTRSDLEADD; encoded by the coding sequence ATGACCGACCCGACCGAGGAGATTCCCGAGGTCGACTACGTCGAGGGCACCGGCGTCCCCATCCGCGGGAACGACATCGACACCGACCAGATCATCCCCGCGCGGTTCATGAAGGTCGTCACCTTCGACGGCCTCGGGGAGTTTGCCTTCTTCGACCTGCGGTTCGACGACGAGGACAACGAGAAGGACCACCCGATGAACGAGGAGCGGTTCCAGGACGCCAACGTCATGGTGGTCAACAACAACTTCGGCTGTGGCTCCTCCCGCGAGCACGCCCCGCAGGCGCTCATGCGCTGGGGCATCGACGCCATCATCGGCGAGGGCTTCGCCGAGATCTTCGCCGGGAACTGCCTCGCGCTGGGCATCCCGACGGTCACGGCCGACCACGAGACCATCAACGCGCTCCAGCAGTGGGTCGACGACAACCCCGACGGGAAGATCGAGGTCGACGTGGCGGCAGAGACGGTCCGCTACGGCGTTCCGGAATCGGACGATTCCGGAGCCGAGCAGAACTCGGAGAGTTCTGCGCTCGGCAACGAGATCTCGGTCAGCGTCGACGACGCCCAGCGACAGGCCCTCGTCGAGGGCATCTGGGACACGACGGCGCTGATGAAGGCCAACCGCAACGCCATCGAGGAGACGGCCGCGCAGTTGCCGTATCTGGACCAGACGCGGTCGGACCTCGAAGCGGACGACTGA
- the leuC gene encoding 3-isopropylmalate dehydratase large subunit, producing the protein MSRGTLYDKVWDRHKVTTLPNGQDQLFVGLHLIHEVTSPQAFGMLQERGLEVARPDLTHATVDHIVPTANQDRPYSDDAAETMMAELEQNVRDAGIEFSDPTTGDQGIVHVIGPEQGITQPGKTIVCGDSHTSTHGAFGALAFGIGTSQIRDVLATQTIAMEKQKVRKIEVNGELDEGVEAKDIILEIIRRLGTEGGVGYVYEYAGETIENLDMEGRMSICNMSIEGGARAGYVNPDETTYEWMKETDYFQEHPGKFEELKPYWESIRSDADAEYDDVVEIDAGDLDPVVTWGTTPGQGIGIDDPIPAPEDLPEDKQDTARRAQKHMRVEPGQTMEGYDVDVAFLGSCTNARLPDLRRAARIVKGRQVDDSVRAFVVPGSQRVQRAAEEEGLKDIFEEAGFEWRNAGCSMCLGMNEDQLEGDEACASSSNRNFVGRQGSKDGRTVLMNPRMVAAAAINGQVSDVRDLKEVSLA; encoded by the coding sequence ATGAGTCGAGGCACGCTCTACGACAAGGTCTGGGACCGCCACAAGGTCACGACGCTGCCCAACGGGCAGGACCAGCTGTTCGTGGGCCTCCACCTCATCCACGAGGTCACGAGTCCACAGGCGTTCGGCATGCTCCAGGAGCGCGGCCTCGAGGTCGCGCGCCCGGACCTGACCCACGCGACGGTCGACCACATCGTCCCGACGGCCAACCAGGACCGGCCCTACAGCGACGACGCGGCCGAGACCATGATGGCCGAACTCGAACAGAACGTCCGGGACGCGGGCATCGAGTTCTCCGACCCGACGACCGGCGACCAGGGCATCGTCCACGTCATCGGTCCGGAGCAGGGCATCACCCAGCCCGGCAAGACCATCGTCTGTGGCGACAGCCACACCTCGACTCACGGCGCGTTCGGCGCGCTCGCCTTCGGTATCGGGACCAGCCAGATCCGCGACGTGCTGGCGACCCAGACCATCGCGATGGAGAAGCAAAAGGTCCGCAAGATCGAGGTCAACGGCGAACTCGACGAGGGCGTCGAGGCCAAGGATATCATCTTAGAGATCATCCGTCGCCTGGGCACCGAGGGCGGCGTCGGCTACGTCTACGAGTACGCCGGCGAGACCATCGAGAACCTCGACATGGAGGGCCGGATGTCCATCTGTAACATGTCCATCGAGGGCGGCGCTCGCGCGGGCTACGTCAACCCCGACGAGACCACCTACGAGTGGATGAAAGAGACGGACTACTTCCAGGAGCACCCCGGGAAGTTCGAGGAGCTGAAGCCCTACTGGGAGTCCATCCGCAGTGACGCGGACGCCGAGTACGACGACGTCGTGGAGATCGACGCCGGCGACTTGGACCCCGTCGTCACCTGGGGGACCACGCCCGGCCAGGGCATCGGCATCGACGACCCGATCCCGGCCCCCGAGGACCTCCCAGAGGACAAGCAGGACACGGCCCGGCGCGCCCAGAAGCACATGCGCGTCGAGCCCGGCCAGACAATGGAGGGCTACGACGTCGACGTCGCCTTCCTGGGTTCCTGTACTAACGCCCGCCTGCCCGACCTGCGACGCGCCGCCCGCATCGTCAAGGGCCGGCAGGTCGACGACAGCGTGCGTGCGTTCGTCGTCCCCGGCAGCCAGCGCGTCCAGCGCGCCGCCGAGGAGGAGGGACTGAAAGACATCTTCGAGGAGGCCGGCTTCGAGTGGCGCAACGCCGGCTGTTCGATGTGTCTGGGCATGAACGAGGACCAGCTGGAGGGCGACGAGGCGTGTGCCTCGTCCTCGAACCGGAACTTCGTCGGCCGCCAGGGCTCCAAGGACGGGCGCACGGTCCTGATGAATCCCAGGATGGTCGCCGCCGCGGCCATCAACGGGCAGGTCTCCGACGTGCGCGACCTGAAGGAGGTGTCGTTAGCATGA
- the ilvC gene encoding ketol-acid reductoisomerase — MTEEFTTTVYHDEDADVSLIEDETIAVLGYGSQGHAHALNLKDSGMDVVVGLREDSSSREAAEAEGLRVETPDVAAAEADRVVMLVPDTVQPAVYEAIEDGLEAGDTLQFAHGFNIHYGQIRPSEDVDVTMSAPKSPGHLVRRTYERGEGTPGLIAIYQDATGSAKEESLAYSKAIGCTRAGVIETTFQEEVETDLFGEQAVLCGGVTEMVKAGFETLVDAGYAPEMAYFECLNEPKLIVDLMYEGGHMGMWNSVSDTAEYGGLTRGEEVINREGMDKLLEEVQNGEFAREWISENQAHRPAYKQYRDAEQNHQIEEVGARLRELFSWSEDAEQETQEAPADD; from the coding sequence ATGACTGAAGAATTCACCACCACGGTCTACCACGACGAGGACGCAGACGTATCGCTCATCGAAGACGAGACAATCGCCGTCCTGGGCTACGGATCCCAGGGCCACGCCCACGCGCTGAACCTCAAGGACTCGGGCATGGACGTCGTCGTCGGCCTGCGCGAGGACTCCTCGTCGCGCGAGGCCGCCGAAGCCGAAGGGCTCCGCGTCGAGACGCCCGACGTCGCCGCAGCGGAGGCCGACCGCGTGGTCATGCTGGTCCCGGACACCGTCCAGCCGGCCGTCTACGAGGCCATCGAGGACGGCCTCGAAGCCGGCGACACGCTCCAGTTCGCCCACGGCTTCAACATCCACTACGGGCAGATCCGCCCGTCCGAGGACGTCGACGTGACGATGTCGGCGCCGAAGTCCCCCGGACACCTCGTGCGCCGGACCTACGAGCGCGGCGAGGGGACGCCGGGCCTCATCGCCATCTACCAGGACGCGACTGGGTCGGCCAAGGAGGAGTCCCTGGCGTACTCGAAGGCCATCGGTTGCACCCGCGCGGGCGTCATCGAGACGACGTTCCAGGAGGAGGTCGAGACCGACCTCTTCGGCGAGCAGGCCGTCCTCTGTGGCGGCGTCACCGAGATGGTGAAAGCCGGCTTCGAGACGCTCGTCGACGCGGGCTACGCGCCGGAGATGGCCTACTTCGAGTGTCTCAACGAGCCCAAGCTCATCGTCGACCTGATGTACGAGGGCGGGCACATGGGCATGTGGAACTCCGTTTCCGACACGGCCGAGTACGGCGGCCTCACGCGGGGCGAGGAAGTCATCAACCGCGAGGGGATGGACAAACTGCTCGAGGAGGTCCAGAACGGCGAGTTCGCTCGCGAGTGGATTTCGGAGAACCAGGCCCACCGGCCGGCCTACAAGCAGTACCGCGATGCCGAGCAGAACCACCAGATCGAGGAGGTCGGCGCCCGACTCCGCGAGCTGTTCTCGTGGAGCGAGGACGCCGAGCAAGAGACACAGGAAGCACCAGCAGATGACTAG
- the ilvN gene encoding acetolactate synthase small subunit: MPGPAPDERMRPEGRRNSQGIRVDPEAEVTHEPRQAVLSALVKHRPGVLAEISGLFSRRQFNIESLTVGPTVDEDTARMTILIEEPEPGIDQAKKQLQKLVPVISVTELEPEAVRRELALIKVGGEKPDDVNAVAEMYGGQAVDAATDSVTVEVTGSKPKIDAAVEAFKQFDVQEVVRTGAAALERGADTLEKHD; encoded by the coding sequence ATGCCAGGTCCAGCACCGGACGAACGGATGCGCCCCGAGGGTCGACGCAACTCGCAGGGGATCCGCGTCGACCCCGAGGCCGAAGTGACCCACGAACCCCGACAGGCCGTGCTCTCGGCGCTGGTCAAACACCGGCCCGGCGTACTGGCCGAGATCTCGGGCCTCTTTAGCCGCCGGCAGTTCAACATCGAAAGCCTCACTGTCGGGCCGACGGTCGACGAGGATACAGCCCGAATGACCATCCTCATCGAGGAACCGGAACCCGGAATCGACCAGGCCAAAAAGCAACTGCAGAAGCTGGTTCCGGTCATCTCGGTCACCGAACTCGAACCCGAGGCGGTCCGCCGCGAGCTGGCGCTCATCAAGGTCGGCGGGGAGAAACCCGACGACGTCAACGCCGTCGCGGAGATGTACGGCGGCCAGGCCGTCGACGCCGCCACGGACTCGGTGACCGTCGAGGTCACGGGAAGCAAGCCGAAGATAGACGCCGCCGTCGAGGCGTTCAAGCAGTTCGACGTGCAGGAAGTCGTCCGCACCGGTGCAGCAGCACTGGAACGGGGCGCAGACACACTGGAGAAACATGACTGA